One Saccharomyces eubayanus strain FM1318 chromosome VIII, whole genome shotgun sequence genomic window carries:
- the SPS4 gene encoding Sps4p, whose product MSANQIRSEFNTNPVKDTTEQEKMGSLELDKVHKNPIEASQPLQQQEDVNENINDVQSNKVKRGKLNLKTVDHVGAYPLIQQTEEVAKKVAITRIVLAQTKPGIDKVIISKPVQTVAPVINFFDKVANSTLNTVERVVPSLKTKTYQRLGEEIALPYTLTKKYGKQFKDTTTRTGDNYVYQPVHGRLVKFRKYYNEKYIDTKGKPLIRGHLDPVLLPVNNAFEKTTVRYLPKGQKVPSDTFCCEFNRGLALDYNFMTRAISAVGHQVVDVAKLPFAYGCHANSVYNKNLDKQEDLRMRNVLKGTWGTVKDLEHEFWVSVTDKSLFRFFATKSEEEDLPRLVQ is encoded by the coding sequence aTGTCAGCTAATCAAATTAGAAGCGAATTTAATACAAATCCTGTAAAAGATACAacagaacaagaaaaaatgggGAGTCTCGAGCTTGATAAAGTACACAAAAACCCAATCGAAGCCAGTCAACctttacaacaacaagaagatgtaaatgaaaatattaACGACGTTCAAAGCAATAAAGTGAAAAGAGGTAAATTAAACCTTAAAACTGTTGATCATGTGGGGGCCTACCCACTAATACAACAAACAGAGGAGGTAGCAAAGAAGGTAGCTATTACAAGGATTGTTTTAGCTCAGACAAAGCCTGGTATTGATAAGGTAATAATTTCAAAGCCTGTTCAAACTGTAGCCCCAGTCATTAACTTTTTCGATAAAGTGGCTAATTCAACTCTAAACACCGTAGAACGCGTTGTTCCATCTTTAAAAACCAAAACTTATCAAAGGTTAGGTGAAGAAATAGCACTACCATATACTCTAACAAAGAAGTATGGAAAGCAATTCAAGGACACAACTACAAGAACCGGAGACAACTACGTTTACCAGCCTGTCCATGGAAGGTTGGTAAAATTCAGAAAGTactataatgaaaaatatatagaCACAAAAGGCAAGCCTTTAATAAGAGGACACCTTGATCCTGTTTTACTACCAGTTAACAAtgcatttgaaaaaacaacgGTAAGATATCTACCCAAAGGTCAAAAGGTTCCAAGTGATACTTTTTGCTGCGAATTTAATAGAGGGCTAGCCTTGGATTACAATTTCATGACAAGAGCAATCTCTGCTGTCGGTCACCAGGTTGTTGATGTTGCAAAATTACCGTTTGCTTACGGATGCCATGCCAACTCTgtttataataaaaatctagacaaacaagaagatttaAGAATGAGAAATGTTTTGAAAGGTACCTGGGGGACGGTAAAAGATCTAGAACATGAGTTTTGGGTTTCTGTTACCGATAAGAGCTTATTTAGATTTTTCGCTACCAAATCAGAGGAGGAAGATTTACCACGTTTAGTACAATAG
- the DGK1 gene encoding diacylglycerol kinase, translating to MENNDGTAILNTGLEPRAEVTQRLPFKTNQDAVKEASPANGVTSSSDEDAHVPVTELHLKSHEWFGDFITKHEVPRKVFHSSIGFITLYLYTQGIDYKKVLWPLIYAFVTLFILDLTRLNWPFFNMLYCRTVGALMRKKEIHTYNGVLWYLLGLVFSFSFFSKDVTLISLFLLSWSDTAAATIGRKYGHLTPKLARNKSLAGSIAAFTVGAITCWTFYGYFIPTYYYVNKPGEIEWTPETSKLSLNMLSLLGGVVAALSEGIDLFNWDDNFTIPVLSSLFLNALIKAFKI from the coding sequence ATGGAGAATAACGATGGCACTGCCATTTTAAACACTGGGCTAGAACCACGTGCTGAAGTTACCCAGCGATTGCCTTTCAAAACTAATCAAGATGCAGTAAAGGAAGCTAGTCCTGCAAACGGCGTAACTAGTAGCAGCGATGAAGACGCACATGTACCTGTTACGGAATTACACTTGAAATCACACGAATGGTTTGGCGATTTTATAACGAAACACGAAGTTCCACGCAAAGTTTTCCATTCGTCCATTGGTTTTATCACATTGTATCTATACACTCAAGGTATTGATTATAAAAAGGTTCTATGGCCTTTAATATACGCATTCGTCAcattgtttattttggatttgacAAGATTAAACTGgccctttttcaatatgCTTTATTGTAGGACGGTAGGTGCCTTAATGAGGAAAAAGGAGATTCACACGTACAACGGGGTATTGTGGTACCTCCTGGGGTTGGTGTTTTcctttagttttttttccaaagacgTTACTTTGATATCATTGTTCCTACTGAGTTGGTCCGATACAGCCGCCGCGACGATCGGAAGGAAATATGGTCATTTAACACCCAAATTGGCGAGAAACAAATCTCTTGCAGGCTCGATAGCTGCATTTACAGTTGGGGCCATCACCTGTTGGACATTTTATGGTTATTTTATACCAACTTACTACTACGTCAATAAACCTGGAGAGATTGAATGGACTCCAGAAACAAGTAAATTAAGCTTGAATATGTTATCGTTGTTAGGTGGTGTGGTTGCTGCATTGAGCGAAGGTATTGATTTGTTCAACTGGGATGACAACTTCACTATTCCTGTACTATCATCACTTTTCCTAAATGCTCTAATCAAAGCtttcaaaatatag
- the RPL20B gene encoding 60S ribosomal protein eL20, which yields MKISIFPFKSVAHFKEYQVIGRRLPTESVPEPKLFRMRIFASNEVIAKSRYWYFLQRLHKVKKASGEIVSINQINEAHPTKVKNFGVWVRYDSRSGTHNMYKEIRDVSRVAAVETLYQDMAARHRTRFRSIHILKVAEIEKTADVKRQYIKQFLTKDLKFPLPHRVQKSAKTFSYKRPSTFY from the coding sequence atgaaaatatctATTTTCCCCTTTAAATCAGTGGCTCATTTCAAAGAATACCAAGTCATTGGTCGTCGTTTACCAACTGAATCCGTTCCAGAACCAAAGTTGTTCAGAATGAGAATTTTTGCCTCAAACGAAGTTATTGCCAAGTCTCGTTACTGGTATTTCTTGCAAAGATTGCACAAGGTTAAGAAGGCCTCTGGTGAAATTGTTTCCATCAACCAAATTAACGAAGCTCATCCAACCAAGGTCAAGAACTTCGGTGTTTGGGTTAGATACGATTCCAGATCTGGTACTCACAACATGTACAAGGAAATCAGAGATGTTTCCAGAGTTGCTGCCGTCGAAACCTTATACCAAGACATGGCTGCCAGACACAGAACTAGATTTAGATCTATTCACATCTTAAAGGTtgctgaaattgaaaagaccGCTGATGTCAAGAGACAATACATCAAGCAATTTTTGACCAAGGATTTGAAATTCCCATTACCTCACAGAGTCCAAAAATCTGCTAAGACTTTCTCTTACAAGAGACCATCAACCTTCTACTAA